TCGCCCTGGCCTGGGTGCTGGCCCAGGGGGACGACATCGTGCCGATCCCGGGGACGAAGCGGCTGACGTACCTGGAGGAGAACGCTGCGGCAGCCGACATCACGCTGACGTCCGACCAGCTCGACGCCCTGGCCCGCGCCATCCCCGCCGACGCCGTCACCGGCACCCGCTACCCGGACATGTCGGAGATCGAGGCATAACCCCGCGGCCGCTTTGGGCCGGGGTCACGACGGGAGGTCGAAGTACGCGCGGATCGTGGTCGCCCCCGCGCGGGTGTGGACGCGTACGAGATCGCTCAGCAGGTTGACGATCAACAGCCCCCGCGACCCCGCGTGACGGGGATCGACCGGCCGGCGCCCCGCCAGCGGGTCGGTGATGTGTCCCGAGTCGCTGACCTCGCACACCATCCGCCCGTCCTCCACCCAGATCCGGACGGTCCCCGACCCGCCCCCGTGGTCGAGGCTGTTGGCCCCGAGCTCCGCCACCGTCAGGCGGATGTCGTCGAGCCGGTCGCCGGAGAACCCCATCAACGCGGCCTGCCCGGCGGCCAGGCTGCGGGCCTCCGAAAGGTTGGTGCGGTCGAAGCGCAGCGACACGAACTCGGCCGGCTCCTGCAGCGCCCGGTTGTGCCCCGAGATCACCAGCTCGGGCGCGTAGTCGGCGCTGGGCCACTCCCCCCTGACGTCCCACATCACGGGATGGGTGCGCTCCGCCTCCTGGATGACCTCGGGCGCCAGCCCCACGACGTCGTACGGGCACAGGATCGTGACCCGCCGCCCCGCGAACGCCAGGTTGATCAGCGCCTCGTGCTGCGCGGCGGCACCGTATTCGGTGTCGGTGCGCCCGGCCCAGATCGGCTCGCCGATGATCCGGA
The Nonomuraea helvata genome window above contains:
- a CDS encoding sensor histidine kinase, with the translated sequence MFAEPFVHPALLYRGDREYVAATTAFVRAGLALGEPVAVAVPAANLALIEAELGDDAKSVLLLNMQEAGRNPGRIIPAVLRDFADQHPGVHVRIIGEPIWAGRTDTEYGAAAQHEALINLAFAGRRVTILCPYDVVGLAPEVIQEAERTHPVMWDVRGEWPSADYAPELVISGHNRALQEPAEFVSLRFDRTNLSEARSLAAGQAALMGFSGDRLDDIRLTVAELGANSLDHGGGSGTVRIWVEDGRMVCEVSDSGHITDPLAGRRPVDPRHAGSRGLLIVNLLSDLVRVHTRAGATTIRAYFDLPS